In one window of Dyella thiooxydans DNA:
- the efp gene encoding elongation factor P, protein MATAGLNDVKKGMKILHNNDPWVITDADFIKPGKGQAFTRIFIRNLKTGRTTEQTMKSSDSFEVADVVDTDMQFLYSDGEFWHFMQQETFEQHQANKVGVGDAAKWLKGEEECVVTLFNGEVIAVQPPNFVELKITETDPGVRGDTSGGGGKPATLETGAVVRVPLFVGTDEVIKVDTRTGEYVSRVGK, encoded by the coding sequence ATGGCCACCGCTGGTCTGAACGACGTCAAGAAGGGGATGAAGATCCTCCACAACAACGACCCGTGGGTCATCACCGACGCCGACTTCATCAAGCCCGGCAAGGGCCAGGCGTTCACCCGCATCTTCATCCGCAACCTGAAGACCGGGCGCACCACCGAGCAGACGATGAAGTCGTCCGACTCGTTCGAAGTCGCCGACGTGGTCGACACCGACATGCAGTTCCTCTACTCCGACGGCGAGTTCTGGCACTTCATGCAGCAGGAGACCTTCGAGCAGCACCAGGCCAACAAGGTCGGCGTGGGCGACGCCGCCAAGTGGCTGAAGGGCGAGGAGGAGTGCGTGGTGACCCTGTTCAACGGCGAGGTCATCGCCGTTCAGCCGCCGAACTTCGTCGAGCTGAAGATCACCGAGACCGATCCGGGGGTCCGTGGCGACACCTCCGGCGGCGGCGGCAAGCCGGCCACCCTGGAGACCGGCGCCGTGGTCCGCGTGCCGCTGTTCGTGGGCACCGACGAGGTGATCAAGGTCGACACCCGCACCGGCGAGTACGTCAGCCGCGTCGGCAAGTAA